gggattataggcgcgcgccaccacacccggctaattgccaccatgcccggctaaattttgtatttttagtagagatggggtttcaccatgttggccaggctggtctcaaaactcctgatctcgtgatccgcccacctcggcctcccaaactgctgagattacaggcgtgagcaccgcaCCGAGCcagtttgtttatgtatttatttatttatcttgagacagagtctctttctgtcacccaggctggagtgcagtggcatgatcttggctcactgcaacctctgccttccgggttcaagcgattcttctgcctcagcctcctgagaagctgagattacaggcgcctgccaccatggccagctaatttttgtatttttagtagagatggggtttcaccatgttggccaggctggtctcgaactcccaacctcgtgatccaccctcctcagcctcccaaagtgctgggattacaggcatcagccaccacatctggcccgcAGGGTTATTATAGATGCAGAAagaagacttttattttatttatttatcaatttatttttcttcctttttttttttaatttttttttttgagatagagtctcgctctatccacccaggctggatggagttcagtggtgcgatcttggctcactgcaacctctgcctcctgggttcaagcgattctcctgcctcagcctcccgagtagctggaattacaggcgtgcaccaccattcctggtgtgttttttttttcctcccatagaaacagggtcttactatgtttcccaggccggtctcaaacacggcttaggtgatcctcctgcctaggcatcccaaaatgctaggattataggcgtgagccaccacgcctggccccagtgaggttttctttctttctttcttttatttgattatttttctgagatggagtcttgctctgtcacccaggctagagtgcagtggcgcgatcttggctcactgcaacctgtctcccgggttcaagcgattctcttacctcagcctcccgagtagctgggattacaggcacccaccaccacgcacggctaatttttgtatttttagtacagacgggatttcaccatcttggccaggctgagtcttgaactcctgacctcgagatccacccgccttagcctcccgaagtgctgatattacaggcttgagccaccatgcctggcccccagtgaggttttaaaagagaaactcgTTCTAGCAACTTAAATTGCCTTTGAGGAAGTCAGCTAACAGAGGAGGGGCCAGTCTAACTAGGTGTGTTTGGGCACTGCCTCCCCCAGcagactgtgagctcctggaGGATAGTGACTGGGAGAGGACGACCCCTCCCAACTACTCTCAGGCAGCTTTGCAGTGAACATTTCTTAAAGTCATGAAAGGGTCAGgtgtgatggcttacacctgtaatcccaatactttgggaggccaaggcaggaggatcgcttgagcccaagagtttgagaccagccagggcaacatggtgaaacccagtgtctacaaaaaattagctgggcatggtagtgtgtgcctgtagtcccagctacttgggaggctgacgagggaggatcgcttgggtccaggggacagaggctgcagtgagctgagatggtgccactgcactgcagcctgggcaacacagcaagacctcgtcttaaaaaaaaaaaaaagcactggtcatggtggctcatgcctgtaatcccagtacttggggaagctgaggcaggtggatcacctgaggtcaggaattcaagaccagcctggccaacatggtgaaaccccgtctctactgaaaatacaaaaaattaactgggcatggtggcatgcgcctgtaatccctgctactcggggggctgagacaggagaatcgctagaacccgggaggtggaggtcgcagtgagctgaggtcacgtcactgcactccagcctgggcgacagagtgagactccgtctcacaaaaaaaagaaagcatgaaagACTGCCTCCAGGAGAAGATAGTGTTTCCTGTGAGGTTTGATGCTGTCTCACTGGGAGACGCTGGAGGCCAAAAGGACATAGGGAAGATGGTGTCCTGCGGCCAGCCTTTCTGATGAACAACTTTTGGGAGTAACAGATCCGGGGACCCCAGAGCACGGCGGCCACGAGAGGGCACCACAGTCGCAGAATCGGAACTCCTGTGCTTTGTCTCGGGCTCTGGGTCCCAGCGGGGCCGCCCGGCGGAGCCAGAGACGTCACGGGGTCGCTGTCTCCGGAGCAGCCCCTGGGTGGCGCCAGAGGTCCAGCAGGCCCGGAGGCCGAGTCCGTGGGCAACTTGGGGAGCGTTGAGTCATCGCCTGTGATTAAgcatttctctccctccccctccactAGGTTTCAGAGGTGCCGGGAAGTCTGAGCCTTCGccctcctgctctccctccaTGTCCACCTAGGAGGCTGCCTACACCTGGGCAAGGGCACCCGGGCTCGGCTGGATTTCCAGGAAGACCCACCCTATGACGACTGCCCCCACTCCCAGACCCTCCCCCCAGCCTGGGATTGAGCCCTGGGGATGACCCGGGGTTGGCAAGGGAAGAGCTGAAATCGCCCTGTCCTTGGGGACCCCACCCTTTGTGCCATCTGCCGTTTCCCTAGTGCTGGGCATCCAGTCAgccctcaataaatgcttatgaaTGGATCAACAACAGACAAGCCCTGGTCTTGGGACAAGGTGTAGTGTGAACCTTGCTGGGAGTCCTGTACCTAgatctccccttctccttctttgaGTTTCGGCACCCTGGGGTGCTGGGGTGAGCTGCTTTGTGCAGAGAAACACAAGTGGGTGCCTTGGGGTAGCTGGGGGGGTTCATGGCACCTCAAAGCCAGATCGACATCATGAGACCCTTTCTGTGGACATTTGGTCTTTCAGCCACCCCCTGCACTGACATGCAAGATGGGTGGACtcctcccatcccacccccagCTCCGTACTGGAGGTGGGGGCTTCATTTGAGGAAGAAATTGACACACAACTAGACAGAGCCCCCCCCCCCGACATCCTCATCACTAAGGAAGGTGAATGTTTATGTCACCATGGATGCCCCAGTGACAAGCCAGGCAGTTTAGAGCAAGGGAGGGACATTTAGGGGGCAGGGAATGGGACCATGTCCTGGGTGGGCTTGGGCAGGAGCAGAAGGATGGGGCTGTTCTGGCAGGGCGGGGGGGAAATGCATGTGGGGGAATCCCCAcacccctgcctgcctcctccacctccagaTCTTGTCCTGTTGGGGCAACAGGTGGCAGTGCTCAGGAAGCCAGTGCGCCCACTGTGCAGTCCACATTCCTACCCCGCCCCCGTCCCACAAACCAGCCCTGAGGCCTGTGGTCTGGCAGCGGGGAGCAGGAATCGAGCTCTTTGCTGTCCCCTCTGCCCTTGGCTTTCCGACTTAAAAGACTTAAATTGGAACCGGAGgccctggggatgggggtgggctCTTGCAGACAGCTGGGTCGTggagggggaagtggggaggaggagaaagaaaacagaaggatcCCAGCGGCTCCCAGGGTCTGGGAATGGAGTTACAGTTTCCTAGGGCAGAGCCGCTGGGGCTGGAGACCCGGGGAACTGGGCTTACACCAGGGCATGTCCTGGTGGACAGGGGGCTCACCTGGGTGTGAACCCACCCtgctctttcctcccctcctgcATCAGGTCTCCAGGGTGTAAGGctgcagggtgggaggaggaccCCGCCTGAGCCATGGGAGCTGGGGTGCAGGAGTCACAGAGTGCTTCATGATGTCGAAGGTCCAGTCAGCCTTTCAGTGACAGATTTCACAGAGGCATTGTTTTCTGTAAACTGGGGATGACAGCAGCCCCTGTGGTTGCTAACAGGACTGTCATCTGGCTCGAGAGGCTTGCGTGGGATGAGAAATGCCACGACTTCAGCCATGTTTGCATCCATAACCTCCTGGGATGGCCTCCTTCCTGTCTGGGGCCCACAGGCAGCTTGTCCTGGAGGATGGGCCAAGCCACCGGAGCGCAGGACTCACCCTGCAGCTGGATGATCGCCCAGGGCGTCTCTTAGGCTTCGACCCGCGTGTATGCTCAAGAGCCTGCACACAGATGTGGGCACACAGTCACCCACCCCTGGAGATTCGCCCCCCCCTTGCTTtcccagggaagctgaggcataaaACTCGTAGAGGgcgaggaggaggaagtgggtaGAGAGGTTTGTGGGCGGAAGGTGAAGGAACTGAAGCCTCAGCCCCAAACAGCAGGTCACGGGGCCTCTACAGAATCATTTATTATGGGTCTtcccagaagaaataaaatggaaatggggagaaagaaaacaaagggagcTCTCTTCTCCTCcaggaaagaaacaaattctGAACCATCCATACTTGGCTCAGGACCCTAAAATTTGCAAATCCGGACAGGATGGGCCCTGCTCAGAGGTGGCCAGCTTCCTGGAGCCCAGGCCCGCTTGAAGTCACTGGGGCTGTGGGAGACACAGTTTCCCTCCCTGAAGCCAAGGGTGGCAAATGACCTTGACCCTGGCCAGGTGAGGCCAGGACCTCACGGCCTCCTTTGTGTTGTCCATGGAAGACCAACTTCCGGGCAACTGAAGGGAGGTTTGTAGGGTCCACTAGGACCCCCTGGAGCATCTTGGAGGAGGTCTGCGGACATGGGGGCTGGGTGGCAAAGGAAACACAGACCTCAAAGTGGCCTACAACTCCCTCCAGGGTGGGTCCCCTCGAGGGATATTCCCAGGCCCCTTGGAAGGGTAAGGCAGGGGGGCTTTGCCTCCCAGCTTTGTCTTCCGGTAGTTAAGGCGCTTGAAAGCTTCCAGGTCCCGGTGGGTGCCCATGATCAGCCGGCTGTGGGGGAAACACAGGCATGCGTGTGGGGCTCAGTGGTCACCAGGTGACAGAGGGGGCCGCGCCTCACAGCCACATGGTCACCAATGACTCAGGTGCACACACACGgctcacacacgtgcacataaCCAGAAAGGGCCTGTTGTAGCACAGGCTGGGCCTGTTGCAGCCTTTCTTCAGAGCCTGTGTTCTGCAAAGGACGGGGGAGGGGGGCCACGGTGAGGACCCAGCAGCAGTGAGGTGCCTGACCCTCGCTGCCCACCTAGGGGCTTCACACTTCAGTCCCTCCCTGCTCCTCTGAGTCCCCACTGGCCTCCCGCAGACCCTGTGCCGTGAGTCCAAGCCCACCCCGTACTTCAGGTTGGAGAGCTCAACGATGAGGCCACGCACGACGTTGGTGGCATCCTCCATCCTGGAGGCCTCAGAGGCCTGGATCCCCACGAAGGTCCTGGCCAGCAGGGAAGGAAATTGAGAGTGGCCCGACCTCACTGGACTACCAGAGCTCTCCAGTGGGAGGGGCTTCCGCAGGGCCTCGCGCCATCTTTTCCAGGTGTCCAGCCTGTCCTCCTCTGTTCACGACAGAACCCTGATGGCCAACCCAGCTGGCTCCACTGCCCAGCAGGCCCAGAACCCAACCGCTTCTCCCCTACCTGCCCTGCCCTCTCAGGACGCTGCTGCCACCGCCTCCCTATCTCCTGCCCCTGTGGCTTGTCCCCCACAGGCACTGGGGGCTGTGAACTTGGAAACCTAGCTCAGAGGCAAGCCCTCTCCTCCCGCAGCTGTGCACCACCTGCCTGCCCCGTGCCCTCCCCTCATCCCccgcttctcccctcccctcggCTCTAGCCACACTAGACTCCTGGCCATTCCTTGAGCACCTCTCAGGattctggaatgttctttcccaAATGTCTCCTCCTGGTGGTGGCTTCCCTGATTCCTCCTTACATTTTAACCCCTTCTCCgctgcctttttttccccaacactCTGCCATCTGACTATCTAATCTGCTGTCTCTCATGTCCCCACACCCCGAATCCCCCAGTAGCATTCAACTCTGTGTTTTGTCCCACACTGCCTCCCCAGCACCCAGGGCAGTGCTAGAAAGGCCAGCCCAGATGGCATTCATATCCTTGGAaggtttgggaggtcaaggtgggaggatggcttgaacccaggaattcaagaccagcctcggcaatgtagtgagacccccatctctacaaataatacaaaattagccaggcatagtggtgcgcgcctgtagtcccagctactcaggaggatgaagtgggaggatcagttgagcctgggagatggaggctacagtaagctatgatcctgtacaccagcctgggcaacagagcaagactctatctaaaaaatatcccgccaggcacgatggctcatgcctgtaatcccaccactttgtgaggctgaggcaggtggattacttgaatccaggagtttgagaccagcctgggcaacacggcaaaatcccatctctaaaaaaaaatatacaaaattagccgggtgtggtggcgggtacctgtaatcccagctacttagggggctgaagtgggagaatcatgcgagcctgggagatcgaggctgcagtgagctgaggttgcaccactgcactccagcctgggtgatgggagtaagactgtgtctcaaaaaaaaaaaaaaaatcacggaAGAGCCAAGGAGCCACAGaacacctcccccaccccacagaaCAGGTGCCACTCTCAGACACAGGCAGTACAGGTGGCCAGGCGGGTAAGTGGGGGCCACCCGCCCTAAACCCGCCCATGCCCCAGGCTTCGCAGCACCTCCGGGGCTGTCACTATGGAAACTGCTGTCCTGCTGCTCCTGCCTTGGTCACCCTGAGGTGTCTGGCAGCCCCTGGGTCTTAGCCTCTTGTGTGTGTCATTCAGCCTCAAGCCACCAAACCAGACCCGGGGCCCTCTGGGAGCTTCCAGACATCCAGGACGGTGGGGAGGGGAGCTGCATTGGCCCTGGGACGCTGTCGGAGATTCAGATGTGAACCCTCCCGGCTCTTCACTCAAACCACAGCGGGCCGCTCTGATGAACTGCCTCTGGTCCACGTGCAGGTTGTGTGTGTGGCTAAGGGAGGTGGCCAGTGGCACAGCAGGTACAAGTCACAGGGAGTGACGGCAGGAGGCAGGGACAGAGCCGCCCTCTGctaggggaggagaaggaggaggagggtgtgGGGGCCACACACAGCCAAGGGCTGAGTCCCAAACCCTCCTCCACCCCTGCCAGACAGAAACAGAAACTTGGCcataaataattgataagctgccGCCTCTGCAGAGAGGCAGGTTCAAGTGCCAGGTAACAGAGAGGGCAGCCACCCAGCGCTGGCTTCGAGGAGGGCTGTGGGAGGGCACGGGAGGAGGGGACAGGCTGCGGAGACCCCGGGCATGGTGCGGGGGAGAGGGTGCCCTCCTCACACACAGCAGGCTGGAGGACGGCTCACTGGTGGCctgtgggagggaggaggtggtTCGCCTAGGGCAAGAGccaagtggggaggggaggaggtgagggCAGGTTAGACTCACTCGGGTGCCCGCCTGGTGCCAGAGCTAGGAACAGCTCCAAGATGGTCTCAGCCAACAGTTCTGAGCCCTGTCTGggtcccctccccttcccagggACTCAGGAGGAAGCTTTGGCCCCTCTTCCCAGAGAGAAAGAGCCCACAGAGCCGGAGGCACTGTCCCAGGGCTCCTGGGGAGCTTCTGGGTGGGGAGATGCTGGGTTGGGTGTCGATCACTGGTCACTGTCGCCCATTCTCTGCTTTCGGGGAGCAGGGGAATGTATACAGTTTGAAAGACAGGGCTCAGCTCCCCTGCTGGACTGAGGAAGTCGAGGCCCAGGGAGGGAGAACTGGGGTCTGTCTCCTCCATCTGTCACCCTCCTTGGTAAAATTTGTGAGGGTCCTGGAGCCACTTCTCACCCACGCCACACCTACCTCGGCTGGGCCTTGGCCACTGCAACAGGGTCTCCATTGGCATGTGAGCTGGGGCCCGGCCAGCAAGGGCCCGGCTTGTTCCCCGAAGGAAAGAGCTGGAAAGAGAGCACAAGGTGTGAGTGGTCGAGGCCTGGGTCGGGCAAGCTCTGCACAGGGGAACCAGAAGTCACGCTGATGCTTTTGGCTTCACCGCGGCCACAGCAGGTCACATCGGGGCTGGCTGGGACTCCTGCAGAGGAAGAGCGGTAACGGGGAGGAAATCCACGATGGGTAGACCCGAGGCTACCAGCCTGGGCTGCGCCCGTCCTTTCCCCTTGGAAAGAGAAAGGCCACAGCCAACCCTGGTGTCCGCTCCTAGGCCCGGGCCTCCCACAGGCTGATCTGGGCAGTGGGGGCACCACTGTGCCATGATCTCTGGCCCTGACACCACTGCAGTCTCCTGCATGCCCCTCACTGTCTTTACGGGTACAGAGAAAACACAAAGCGGGGGCAACTGCGGTGAAGTGGAGTCGTCTACCTTGGCTGAATGTGCCACAGACATCCTGTTAGGAAAGGAGTTTGCAAATATAACACGAGGGGAAAACTCCCAGTGAATACAGGGGAAAGCCTGGTAACTCCACGGCGCTTAAGCTTCTAAGCGTCAATGGTGGTTTAATTTCCATGGAAAATGTTAAGCTCCGTTACAGTGGTGACCTATGATGTCCCTCAGAAAAGAGGCAATGAGCCAGGCTggggacacctgtaatcccagcactttggaaggctgaggtgggaggattgtttgaggccaagagttccagaccagcctgggcaacacggcgagaccctgtctgtacaaaaaaaaaaaaaaaaaattagctgggcatggtggcacgcacctgtggtcctagctacttgggaggctgaggcaggaggatcaactgcttgagcccgggaggttgaggctgcagtgagctgtgattgtgccactgcactccagcctgggcgacagagcaaggccctgtctctaaaatttaaattaaatgactCCATATGCAGATTGCAGAAGCTCCATCAGTCCAAGAGTGAGTGCAAAGGATCTATGAGAAAGTAACACCAAACCCTCCCATGACGAGACCTTGGTTTGAGGTTTGAAAGCTCTGTCTCTGCTGTGTCACCTCTGAGTCCCCTCCTCTAGCACAGTGTGTGGCCACAGTGAGGTCAGGAGGAGGTGCTGAGACGGCCCGCTCGATCCATCTTTGCTGTTCCCCGTGCCCCTGCCCATGTTGGGAGACACGGGCCTCGGCCTTCCTGCCGGGAGCCACCCGGAACCTTCCCACGGGAATGTGTTCCTTGCCTGGGTCGCCTCAACTTGCTGGGGAACGCCTCGTGTCAAAGCCAAACACGCCCAGGCCCTGGCAGTGCTGTCAGGGCGGTGCCTCCTCCCCTGGCTGGGGAAAGGCTGCTAATGCTGGTCGGGTTTGACCAGCCTGGCTGTCTGTCTGGATCCCCCCAAGTCTGGATTTCAGGGTCTTTTTCCAAGCTTGCAGTTTGGCAGCCCGTTTAGGAGGGCTAGGGGCTTCACCTGCTGGATGCCACCTAGGCACACCTGGCCCCAAACACCTTAACCATTTCCCAGCCTTCTCTCCAAGCCACCACTCACGAGACCACAGACTGGAGGCAATGGAGGCGGCTCTTCTCTCAAGCGAGGGATTTGCATTTTGCAAGGCATGAAGCTCTCATAAAATTTCAGCTGTGCCCAGCACCAGAACTCCTGCCTTTCCCACATGCTCGTGTTCAGCCTCTACCACTGAACCACACTgtgactcactttttttttttttttgagacagggagttcagcacccaggctggagtgcagtggtgtaatctcggctcactgcaacctcaaactcctgggctcaagtgattctcctgcctcagcctcccaagtagctgggactgcagccatgcatccccatgcctggctaattttttcttttcttgagagagtcttgctctcttgcccaggctggagtgcagtggcgcgatcttggctcactgcaacctcagtctcccaggttcaagtgattcttctgcctcagcctccggagtagctgggattagaggcacacgccaccatgcccagctaatttttgtattttggtagagatggggcttcaccatgttggccaggctggtcctgctctcctgcctcggtctcccaaagtcctgagattacaggtgggagccactgtgcctggccatgaatttttttttttttttttaacatctcaaCACAGGGACAGCCAAAGAAACAGAGGCTGACATTTGAAAAGCAAATTGGACTCTGCGTTCCAGGACGCGGCGGCTGGGGCATGACCTGGGTGCCAGCctggcctcctcccctcccacctgccTCACCTCTAGCAGGCGCACGAACTCCTCCAGAGTCTTCACTGCCACACCCAGTGTGTGGACAGAGAACTGCCTACCTCCCTGGGCGTGACTGTGATGCCCTCAGCCCAGGCTCAGGTGTGCCAACGGCTAGGGAGGTCGCTCTTTCCCTGGGGGGCAGGGCTGAAGCAAGGCTGCCATCTGCCCAGACAGGAGAATGAACGCCAACGGCTGGCACCGGCTCTGGAGCCAGAGGAGGCCACATCCGGGCAGCCGGTGGGGCGGGCAGATCCCTGAAGGAGGCAAAGCCCTTACACGTTCtggcagaaaaacaaaatgacttaTGTATGTTTGGAAAAGAATCATATCAGGACCCCCAGAGGACCCTAAGGAGATGGGCAAAGGCTCTTTTGCAGCTTGGGAGTgaagccccctccccaggcccaggtATAAAGCCATCCCCAGGCCCAGCTTCTCTCCATCTGTGTCTACCCGCCTCAATACATCCCCTGGGACCCCACGGCCAGGGTCAGGCACTGAAGCAGAAGCTGCCAGGGGCTGGCACTCCTGGGGACTCCAGTTCAATGTGGGGGGCCCGGCTGAGAAAGCAGCTGTGTGTCACCATCCCTAGATATGTCGACAACCACCAAAAGGCAGGTCTACACTTTCTGGAAAACCACCGACTCCACACCCAGTAGAGCTGCAACTCGGACTCCTATAGTCGTTGGCTGTGTAAATGGTAAGCCCTGAGCCCCAGCTCCCCCTCTGCCACTGCACCGAGTGAGGAGGGGGCTTGTGGAGGTTGGGTGCCTGCCCTGGGCAGGTATGTCTGTCACTCAGGGCAGCTCTCACCTGCTCAGGTGGGGCTTCGAAGTCAGAGGCGTCCAGGGCATCCTGTATCTGGCTGTCCAGCAGGAAGTCGAGTTCCACAGCTAAAGAGTCTGCCCAGGTGCCCTGGTCTGCAGAATGAGGCAGGTGGTCTCGCTGCCCTGCCAGCTCTGAGGTGGTGTCTGGAATGCCCTGCTGAGCCCCGGGCTCCTGGAGAGGGTCGTCTGCTATTTCTCTGTGTTCCAGCACAACAGAGGCTTGCGGGGACACACGGAACCCCTCGAGGTCTCGTTCGAGGTTCTGGCCACCTAACTCGGCTTCCTCTTGAGCAGGACCTGGCTCCTGCTTCTGATTGACACATGGACCTGTGTCCGGGGATGCATGACCGGAATCTCCAGCACCCATCATGGACTCTCCGCTCCCAGGTGCCAGAGCCAGGGAGGCTGTAGGGCCCACTAGGACATCGCCGGGGGGCTTGCCATCCTGCCCTGCctccccactttctcctgtggttTCCCCAGTGAGCGAGGTGCAGCCTGGCAAGGCCCTCCTGTGGCCTCCATCAGCGGCCTTCCTCCTGGGAGAGGCAGGTGATATGGCACTGGCCTGCCCATCGGGCCCAGCCACCTCCAGAGCCCTCTCTTCCAGCTCAGTGGGGTCTGTGCTCAGGTCTGCGATGACAACCATCCCGAGGGAGGAGCATCCCAGGCTGCTATGagtcccttccccttccctacCCATCCTGCTGGGGGTCTGCTGGGGGTCAGGGgagccctgggccacagacccGGGTTCCAGGCACCAAGAGGCAGGGCCCAGTCCTGGAGCAGGGCCTGAGGTAGGAGCTGATGCTGGGGTACAGGGGACACCGTCTCCCTCCTCCTGGGGCCCTCCAGGCAGGCCAGCCCCTGCTGTCCTTTGGGCCCCTCCCTCCTGGGGGGCTCCTCTGTCTGGCTTCTCCCCTTCAGAATCAATGCTTGGTAGGTGTTCCTTTTGGCCACCGTCACCTGGAACCCTGTCTGTCTCAGGCTTGCTGTCATCGGCCCCTTGTTCTGACAGGTGGTCTTGGCTGGCCCTCTGTGAGGCGGACAACCCCGTCCCCCTGTCTGGAGGGTCATCAGGCTGAGAATCCCCACTGCCGGGCACCGCCTGCACAGGGCTCTGGCTGCTCTGCTCAGGGCGGGCACTGTCTGCCTGCGTTGGGTCCCCCAGCTCCGTGGCCTCCTGGAGGGGGACCCCCAGGGTCTCCACTAGCAGCTGGCATCCTGGACTCTGGGCGCTGGACTCTGCGATTGTTTCCTGTGGACAGAAAAAGACTCAGCCCCGGGGCCTTTGATAACCAAGTTCTCCGAAGAgttttctattaggttggtgtaaaagtaattgcgggttttgtcattacttttaatggcaaaaattggccaggcgtgatggctcatgcctgtaatcccagcactttgggaggccgaggtgggcggatcacttgaggtcaggagttcaagatcagcctggccaaaatggtgaaaccccatctctactcaacaaatacaaaaattagccaggcatggtggcagttgactgtagtcccaactactcaggaggctgaggcaggagaattgtttgaacccgggaggcggaggttgcagtgagccgagataggactgcactccagcctggacgacagagtaagactctgtctcatacacacaaaaaaattagtggcaAAAACTGcacttacttttgcaccaatctaatagttGTCACCACCCTGTTCAAAGACTCAGATATTGGCACCGGCCATCATGCATGGAAATAGGCATCAGTACCAGGGCCGGCGACTGGAGGGGGATCTGGAAGCACAGAAACCTCTCCTTCCACCAAGCTCTTCTCTCCACCAGCACCAGGTACTCAATCAGATCAGGGATATGAAAATCAAGGTGGCATTCAGACCacaccaatgtcaatttcctgtttattattattattattattattattattattagacagagtttcactcttgttgcccaggctggagtgcaatggtgcgatcttggctcactgcaacccccacctcccgggttcacgcaattctcctgcctcagcctcccgagtagctgggattacaggctcgcgccaccatgcccggctaattttgtatacttagtagagacagagtttctccatgttgaccaggctggtctcaaactacagacctcaggtgatctgcccatctcggcctcccaaagtgctgggattaaaggcatgagccactgcgcccagcggctattattatttttattatttatttttcataattttgagacagggtctcactctttcgtccaggctggagtgcagtggtgtgatcacggctcactgtagttttgacCTTCCTAGATTCAgacgaccctcccacctcagcctcctaagtagctgggactacaggtacacaccacaactggctaaattttgtggtttttttggtagagatggcgttgtgccatgttgcccaggctggtcttgaatgcctgggctcaagtgatcctcctgcctcggcctcccaaagtgctgggattacaggtgggagccactgcacctggccaagttttaaaacaattattgtagcctggacgcagtggctcatgcctgtaatcccagcactttgagaggccgaggcaggcggatcatttgaagttgggagttcgagaccagcctggccaacagggtgaaacccctattctaataaaaatacaaaaataagccaggtgtggtggtgtgca
The DNA window shown above is from Homo sapiens chromosome 19, GRCh38.p14 Primary Assembly and carries:
- the BRME1 gene encoding break repair meiotic recombinase recruitment factor 1 isoform X3; its protein translation is MTKRKKLRTSGEGLCPPKPLKNPRLGDFYGDPQSSMLGCLHHPEEPEGKLGPVPSTQQHGEEPGKAVSSSPDEETGSPCRLLRQPEKEPAPLPPSQNSFGRFVPQFAKSRKTVTRKEEMKDEDRGSGAFSLETIAESSAQSPGCQLLVETLGVPLQEATELGDPTQADSARPEQSSQSPVQAVPGSGDSQPDDPPDRGTGLSASQRASQDHLSEQGADDSKPETDRVPGDGGQKEHLPSIDSEGEKPDRGAPQEGGAQRTAGAGLPGGPQEEGDGVPCTPASAPTSGPAPGLGPASWCLEPGSVAQGSPDPQQTPSRMGREGEGTHSSLGCSSLGMVVIADLSTDPTELEERALEVAGPDGQASAISPASPRRKAADGGHRRALPGCTSLTGETTGESGEAGQDGKPPGDVLVGPTASLALAPGSGESMMGAGDSGHASPDTGPCVNQKQEPGPAQEEAELGGQNLERDLEGFRVSPQASVVLEHREIADDPLQEPGAQQGIPDTTSELAGQRDHLPHSADQGTWADSLAVELDFLLDSQIQDALDASDFEAPPEQLFPSGNKPGPCWPGPSSHANGDPVAVAKAQPSRLIMGTHRDLEAFKRLNYRKTKLGGKAPLPYPSKGPGNIPRGDPPWREL
- the BRME1 gene encoding break repair meiotic recombinase recruitment factor 1 isoform X4 — protein: MKDEDRGSGAFSLETIAESSAQSPGCQLLVETLGVPLQEATELGDPTQADSARPEQSSQSPVQAVPGSGDSQPDDPPDRGTGLSASQRASQDHLSEQGADDSKPETDRVPGDGGQKEHLPSIDSEGEKPDRGAPQEGGAQRTAGAGLPGGPQEEGDGVPCTPASAPTSGPAPGLGPASWCLEPGSVAQGSPDPQQTPSRMGREGEGTHSSLGCSSLGMVVIADLSTDPTELEERALEVAGPDGQASAISPASPRRKAADGGHRRALPGCTSLTGETTGESGEAGQDGKPPGDVLVGPTASLALAPGSGESMMGAGDSGHASPDTGPCVNQKQEPGPAQEEAELGGQNLERDLEGFRVSPQASVVLEHREIADDPLQEPGAQQGIPDTTSELAGQRDHLPHSADQGTWADSLAVELDFLLDSQIQDALDASDFEAPPEQLFPSGNKPGPCWPGPSSHANGDPVAVAKAQPRRTTSSLPQATSEPSSSLLCVRRAPSPPHHARGLRSLSPPPVPSHSPPRSQRWVAALSVTWHLNLPLCRGGSLSIIYGQVSVSVWQGWRRVWDSALGCVWPPHPPPPSPPLAEGGSVPASCRHSL
- the BRME1 gene encoding break repair meiotic recombinase recruitment factor 1 isoform X2, with amino-acid sequence MTKRKKLRTSGEGLCPPKPLKNPRLGDFYGDPQSSMLGCLHHPEEPEGKLGPVPSTQQHGEEPGKAVSSSPDEETGSPCRLLRQPEKEPAPLPPSQNSFGRFVPQFAKSRKTVTRKEEMKDEDRGSGAFSLETIAESSAQSPGCQLLVETLGVPLQEATELGDPTQADSARPEQSSQSPVQAVPGSGDSQPDDPPDRGTGLSASQRASQDHLSEQGADDSKPETDRVPGDGGQKEHLPSIDSEGEKPDRGAPQEGGAQRTAGAGLPGGPQEEGDGVPCTPASAPTSGPAPGLGPASWCLEPGSVAQGSPDPQQTPSRMGREGEGTHSSLGCSSLGMVVIADLSTDPTELEERALEVAGPDGQASAISPASPRRKAADGGHRRALPGCTSLTGETTGESGEAGQDGKPPGDVLVGPTASLALAPGSGESMMGAGDSGHASPDTGPCVNQKQEPGPAQEEAELGGQNLERDLEGFRVSPQASVVLEHREIADDPLQEPGAQQGIPDTTSELAGQRDHLPHSADQGTWADSLAVELDFLLDSQIQDALDASDFEAPPEQLFPSGNKPGPCWPGPSSHANGDPVAVAKAQPRRTTSSLPQATSEPSSSLLCVRRAPSPPHHARGLRSLSPPPVPSHSPPRSQRWVAALSVTWHLNLPLCRGGSLSIIYGQVSVSVWQGWRRVWDSALGCVWPPHPPPPSPPLAEGGSVPASCRHSL